Proteins from a genomic interval of Actinoalloteichus hymeniacidonis:
- a CDS encoding polyprenyl synthetase family protein: MTEIDVPQVADLEIAALVRAEVERRWPLDVQGIEELARYGLIPFGKMMGPWLLIRSSLATGGDVKSVLPAAVAVECIQVGAMMHDDIVDGDPQRRSKLAAHAAFGQGTAIIGGDGLFFHGFAALADCQRAGAPVELVGAALTILSQTGLRIGNAAVEEIRMGRSICSTSTYLNMIKDKSGALLWMACGVGATLAGADRKSLAALRSYSDLLGVGYQIRDDLMAYDGTRAGKPNISDIRNGRPTLPVLLAHRRSTREQQRLIEHLLADTTTPVEERHEAMAEIVEVSGAVRSARRMSHLYAHLAGRALDELPPSVHRDVLVELTVPGRLV, from the coding sequence ATGACGGAGATCGATGTACCCCAGGTTGCCGATCTCGAGATAGCCGCTCTGGTGCGCGCCGAAGTGGAGCGACGGTGGCCACTCGACGTCCAAGGAATCGAAGAACTCGCCCGTTACGGGTTGATTCCCTTCGGTAAGATGATGGGCCCATGGTTGCTGATCCGGTCCAGTCTGGCGACCGGCGGCGACGTCAAATCGGTACTACCCGCCGCCGTGGCCGTCGAATGCATTCAGGTCGGCGCCATGATGCACGACGACATCGTCGACGGCGATCCACAGCGACGCAGCAAGCTGGCCGCCCATGCCGCGTTCGGCCAGGGTACGGCCATCATCGGTGGTGACGGCCTGTTCTTCCACGGCTTCGCCGCCCTGGCCGACTGCCAGCGGGCGGGCGCGCCCGTCGAACTCGTCGGCGCGGCATTGACCATTCTGTCCCAGACCGGACTGCGCATCGGAAACGCGGCGGTCGAAGAGATCAGAATGGGTCGGAGTATCTGCTCCACCAGTACCTACCTGAACATGATTAAAGACAAGAGCGGCGCGCTGCTCTGGATGGCGTGCGGCGTCGGCGCCACCCTCGCGGGCGCGGATCGGAAATCACTTGCGGCGCTGCGGAGCTACAGCGATCTCCTCGGTGTCGGATATCAGATTCGCGACGATCTGATGGCCTACGACGGAACTCGGGCCGGTAAGCCGAACATTTCCGATATTCGGAACGGCAGACCGACATTGCCGGTATTACTCGCTCATCGGCGGTCCACCAGAGAACAACAACGACTGATCGAACATCTGCTGGCCGACACCACCACCCCCGTGGAGGAACGGCACGAGGCCATGGCGGAGATCGTCGAGGTCTCCGGCGCGGTCCGATCGGCGCGCCGGATGTCGCATCTCTACGCCCACCTCGCGGGCCGGGCACTCGACGAACTCCCCCCGTCCGTGCACCGCGACGTGCTCGTGGAACTCACGGTGCCCGGTCGGCTGGTGTGA
- a CDS encoding TetR/AcrR family transcriptional regulator, whose product MTTDATKETADRGRGRPPMSQQRRDVVRLQIAAAALDLFRAQGVSATSVDQIAAELEISTRTLWRYTSSKEACIEPLLTHGISVVVQRLRDWPRDQPLLAHLLHEDDLYEDVSESTLELVRLMRTEPGLMSVWLRTHLDAEQAFASVLAERTGRSADALETKVQAGMLNVALRLAMEHHAWRADHPQRDSTGPDNLTEATELALRTAIAGLAV is encoded by the coding sequence ATGACGACAGACGCGACGAAGGAGACAGCGGATCGAGGCCGGGGTCGACCGCCCATGAGCCAACAACGTCGGGATGTCGTCCGTCTCCAGATCGCAGCCGCCGCGCTCGACCTGTTCCGAGCCCAAGGCGTGTCCGCCACCTCCGTCGACCAGATCGCCGCCGAACTGGAGATCTCCACCCGGACACTCTGGCGGTACACCTCGTCCAAGGAGGCCTGCATCGAACCGCTGCTGACGCACGGCATCTCGGTCGTCGTGCAACGCCTGCGCGACTGGCCGCGCGACCAGCCCCTGCTCGCCCATCTCCTGCACGAGGACGACCTCTACGAGGACGTCTCGGAGTCCACTTTGGAACTGGTCCGCCTGATGCGCACCGAACCCGGCCTGATGTCGGTCTGGCTGCGCACCCACCTCGACGCCGAGCAGGCCTTCGCCTCGGTGCTGGCCGAACGCACCGGACGCTCCGCCGACGCCCTGGAGACCAAGGTCCAGGCGGGCATGCTCAACGTCGCCCTCCGGCTCGCGATGGAACACCACGCCTGGCGCGCCGACCATCCACAGCGCGACTCGACCGGTCCGGACAACCTGACCGAGGCGACCGAACTGGCCCTGCGCACGGCGATAGCCGGACTCGCCGTCTGA
- a CDS encoding cytochrome P450, which yields MDEPKVLPTAARATGCPYAPAAELYEMQKSEELPRIRIPNPMIGEFEAVALTRYSDIRSALNDDRLQMGFVFDPDAPRTMLNQPGNLLNYNGAEHSRLRRMLTAAFTVKRIRALQPMVEEVVAERLDALAAEGPGVDLVTEFSTPIPTQVICHLLGVPYADRADFQRRAKVGLDINTSREKQIENLAELDAYMAELVAAHRREPGDNMLGILVRDHGPELTDDELVGIGNMLLIAGHETTASMLSAGTALLLQHPEQLAVVRDDPSAIDGAIEELLRFCSPATTMPRQAAADLQVRDQVIKKGERVMTSILVANRDPDIEAPDLDTLDVRRPPQPHITFGYGAHQCLGQQLARLELRVALPALFNRFPTLAVGVDHDEIDYRTTALVFGVNRLPVTW from the coding sequence ATGGACGAGCCCAAGGTGCTACCCACCGCTGCACGGGCCACGGGATGCCCCTATGCCCCGGCAGCCGAGCTCTACGAGATGCAGAAATCCGAGGAACTTCCCCGAATCCGCATTCCCAACCCGATGATCGGCGAGTTCGAGGCGGTCGCCCTCACCCGCTACTCCGACATCCGCAGCGCGCTGAACGACGACCGGCTCCAGATGGGTTTCGTCTTCGACCCGGACGCCCCGCGCACCATGCTCAACCAGCCGGGCAACCTGTTGAACTACAACGGCGCCGAGCACTCCCGGCTGCGCCGCATGCTCACGGCCGCGTTCACGGTCAAGCGAATCCGCGCCCTGCAACCGATGGTCGAGGAGGTCGTCGCCGAGCGGCTGGACGCACTGGCGGCCGAGGGACCCGGCGTCGACCTGGTCACCGAGTTCAGCACGCCCATCCCGACCCAGGTGATCTGCCACCTGCTCGGAGTGCCCTATGCCGACCGGGCGGACTTCCAGCGCCGCGCCAAGGTCGGGTTGGACATCAACACCTCCCGGGAGAAGCAGATCGAGAACCTCGCCGAGCTCGACGCCTACATGGCCGAGCTCGTCGCGGCACACCGCCGCGAGCCGGGCGACAACATGCTCGGCATCCTGGTTCGCGACCACGGTCCCGAACTGACCGACGACGAGCTGGTGGGCATCGGCAACATGCTGCTCATCGCCGGACACGAGACCACCGCCAGCATGCTCTCGGCCGGAACCGCCCTGCTGCTGCAACACCCCGAGCAGCTCGCCGTGGTCCGCGACGACCCGTCGGCGATCGACGGCGCCATCGAGGAACTGCTGCGGTTCTGCTCCCCGGCCACCACCATGCCCAGGCAGGCCGCGGCCGACCTACAGGTGCGGGACCAGGTGATCAAGAAGGGCGAGCGGGTGATGACCTCGATCCTCGTGGCCAACCGCGACCCCGACATCGAGGCCCCGGATCTGGACACCCTCGACGTGCGCAGGCCGCCGCAACCCCACATCACGTTCGGCTACGGCGCGCACCAGTGCCTCGGCCAGCAGCTGGCCCGACTGGAGCTGCGGGTGGCGCTTCCGGCGCTGTTCAACAGGTTCCCCACGCTGGCCGTGGGAGTCGACCACGACGAGATCGACTACCGCACGACCGCGCTCGTCTTCGGCGTGAACAGGCTGCCCGTCACCTGGTGA
- a CDS encoding ferredoxin: MKIEIDEGKCVAAGHCVMVAAEVFDQRDEDGVVVLLDPAPPEHLHEQVREAALLCPANAILSGGRDSAS; encoded by the coding sequence ATGAAGATCGAGATTGACGAGGGCAAGTGTGTCGCCGCCGGACACTGCGTGATGGTCGCGGCGGAGGTCTTCGACCAGCGTGACGAGGACGGCGTCGTCGTCCTGCTCGATCCGGCCCCGCCGGAGCACCTGCACGAACAGGTCCGAGAGGCGGCGCTGCTGTGCCCCGCCAACGCCATCCTCTCGGGCGGACGCGACTCGGCGTCATGA
- a CDS encoding FAD-dependent monooxygenase: MSDVEVSVLIVGGGGCGLTTSLFLSDLGVDHLLVERRESTSVLPRAHYLNQRTMEIFRQHGVAEDVYRESCPLENMSEVVWRTSLAGDGPLDGRDLHRMDAFGGGTTAGPYAADSPSPSTNFPQHNLEPVLRRHADERAPDRVRFNHVMEEFTQDEDGVTAVVTDRETGESQTIRARYLVAADGGRSIGASLGVEMAGEPGAFQVMSVHFTADLSESWPGDSVLMTHFVSPDGGPISRYGIVAVGPGWGLHSQDWALHYHIPVGSTPDFSSETAVLRVRELLKLPDLEVAVHQVSHYVPEAVIADTFRVGRVFLAGDAAHRQPPATGLGLNSAIQDAHNLAWKLAAVLDGQADDALLDTFEQERLPVAHRNVSWAMYALRNHAVAHAGLGLLPGQPLEATQRNFLELFSDTPMGETRRIRAHEVFTTQRVEYQAHDIEIGFSYAAGALVADESQPPPRDPMGGRYHPVTRPGHRLPHVWLRKDGERVSSHDLVGAHGGFVLITGPENSAWVDAAERVAATHGVALQVVSVGTESADYQDVDGGWAALRQVPGEGAVLVRPDNHVAWRTERAGTSPASELTEVFARILGKPALVASGG; this comes from the coding sequence ATGTCTGATGTGGAAGTATCGGTACTTATCGTCGGTGGCGGCGGCTGTGGGCTCACCACCTCGCTCTTCTTATCCGATCTCGGCGTGGATCACCTCCTCGTCGAGAGACGCGAGTCCACCTCCGTACTGCCCAGAGCGCACTACCTGAACCAACGCACCATGGAGATCTTCCGGCAGCACGGCGTCGCCGAGGACGTCTACCGCGAGAGCTGCCCGCTGGAGAACATGAGCGAGGTCGTCTGGCGGACCTCGCTGGCGGGAGACGGCCCGCTCGACGGCCGAGACCTGCACCGGATGGACGCCTTCGGCGGCGGAACCACCGCGGGTCCCTACGCGGCCGACAGCCCCAGCCCGTCGACGAACTTCCCGCAGCACAACCTGGAACCGGTGCTGCGTCGCCACGCCGACGAGCGGGCGCCTGACCGGGTGCGCTTCAACCACGTCATGGAGGAGTTCACCCAGGACGAGGACGGTGTGACCGCCGTGGTGACCGACCGGGAGACCGGCGAGTCGCAGACGATCCGGGCCCGCTACCTGGTGGCGGCCGACGGTGGCCGCAGCATCGGCGCCTCGCTCGGGGTGGAGATGGCAGGGGAGCCCGGCGCCTTCCAGGTGATGTCCGTGCACTTCACCGCCGATCTCTCCGAGTCCTGGCCGGGCGACTCGGTGCTGATGACCCACTTCGTCAGCCCGGACGGCGGACCGATCTCGCGTTACGGCATCGTCGCCGTGGGACCAGGCTGGGGACTGCACTCGCAGGATTGGGCGCTGCACTACCACATCCCGGTGGGCAGCACGCCGGACTTCTCCTCGGAGACGGCCGTGCTGCGCGTGCGTGAGCTGCTGAAACTGCCCGACCTCGAGGTCGCCGTCCACCAGGTCAGCCACTACGTGCCCGAGGCGGTCATCGCCGACACCTTCCGCGTCGGCCGGGTCTTCCTCGCCGGGGACGCCGCACACCGGCAGCCGCCCGCGACCGGTCTCGGCCTCAACTCGGCCATCCAGGACGCGCACAACCTCGCCTGGAAGCTGGCGGCGGTACTCGACGGGCAGGCCGACGACGCGCTGCTGGACACCTTCGAGCAGGAACGCCTGCCGGTCGCGCATCGGAACGTGAGCTGGGCGATGTACGCGCTGCGCAACCACGCCGTGGCGCACGCAGGCCTCGGGTTGCTGCCCGGGCAACCGTTGGAGGCCACCCAGCGCAACTTCCTGGAGCTCTTCTCCGACACGCCGATGGGGGAGACCCGTCGGATCCGCGCGCACGAGGTCTTCACCACGCAGCGGGTGGAGTATCAGGCGCACGACATCGAGATCGGCTTCTCCTATGCGGCCGGCGCCCTGGTCGCCGACGAGTCCCAGCCGCCGCCGCGCGACCCGATGGGCGGCCGATACCACCCGGTCACCCGCCCGGGACACCGGTTGCCGCACGTGTGGTTGCGCAAGGACGGCGAACGCGTCTCCTCCCACGATCTCGTCGGCGCCCACGGTGGATTCGTGCTGATCACCGGGCCGGAGAACTCCGCGTGGGTGGACGCGGCCGAGCGGGTCGCCGCGACTCACGGGGTGGCGTTGCAGGTCGTCTCGGTCGGGACGGAATCCGCCGACTACCAGGACGTCGACGGCGGCTGGGCGGCGCTGCGGCAGGTCCCCGGCGAGGGCGCGGTACTGGTGCGGCCGGACAACCACGTCGCCTGGCGCACCGAGCGCGCGGGCACCTCGCCCGCCTCGGAACTCACCGAGGTCTTCGCCCGGATCCTCGGCAAGCCCGCCCTCGTGGCGAGCGGAGGCTGA
- a CDS encoding limonene-1,2-epoxide hydrolase family protein: protein MSIDNERVVRDFLGAMGPTPADIGAAVDRFLTEDCVWENPGSPVCRGREQIMALMPPAFAQLVVRFRSVAVTGDTVLVERVEDMLRTDGTPIAANLKVAAAFELRDGRISAWRDYFDITRLISESEDTAG from the coding sequence GTGAGCATCGACAACGAGCGCGTCGTCCGGGACTTCCTCGGCGCGATGGGCCCGACGCCCGCCGATATCGGGGCCGCGGTGGACCGGTTCCTCACCGAGGACTGCGTCTGGGAGAACCCCGGTTCCCCGGTCTGCCGAGGCCGGGAGCAGATCATGGCGCTGATGCCACCCGCGTTCGCGCAGTTGGTGGTCCGCTTCCGAAGCGTGGCGGTCACCGGCGACACCGTGCTGGTCGAACGGGTCGAGGACATGCTGCGGACAGACGGCACACCGATCGCGGCGAATCTGAAGGTGGCGGCGGCCTTCGAGCTGCGCGACGGCCGGATCAGTGCCTGGCGGGACTACTTCGACATCACCCGCCTCATCTCCGAATCGGAGGACACGGCCGGCTGA